Proteins encoded in a region of the Pelmatolapia mariae isolate MD_Pm_ZW linkage group LG16_19, Pm_UMD_F_2, whole genome shotgun sequence genome:
- the exd1 gene encoding piRNA biogenesis protein EXD1, whose amino-acid sequence MVVDDVKLLTYFKGERIKLTLKASSFFGVVKRIYPNKALILADVVNSDGWSFPGTKIFFGHEILNVEFTSDGNGDRENIHRHKPEDHLDVAKFQPYRKTGTLDDDEEEEEYINFVVVDEFHEKFGPTIMHIKKQRVIAVGAEGVEVFKNGRLCWLQIATKNKVYLFDVLLLGARAFKNGLAMILESKHILKVIHDCRAIAGCLIAQFGVKLANVFDTQVADVMCFSSETGGFLPDRVSTLHEVLSLHLRVPPSQLSSLQMKSQFTKEESEMWHMRPCPLPLLKVMALSVIHLQPLRLVLLDTLMRDYMALVDSYLSSSHYQPDELAHVGMESVLELPRDLRQLEVMRRERHEWASSHYPLTEQGLLARFSPKPQSSSQASPAVEEDQRKNHPDVSEPASVESPSSSPQELLVNQSATSPLRVTSGPAVDAQDPAPATVSDLTNKESINCSLSAGMGRGDAGVRMDLMGRERLFGKEQPSNATFPFIGRGRGFLLHLPPTQIPIESAGDFKRQCSVKATAFQDKMPEPGLNESNPPKDVCGLSGEESTLSPQPISSSLSQSFRY is encoded by the exons ATGGTTGTGGATGATGTAAAACTACTGACTTACTTCAAGGGAGAGAGAATCAAATTGACCCTCAAGGCTTCATCGTTCTTCGGGGTCGTGAAACGTATTTACCCCAACAAAGCTTTGATTTTGGCGGACG TTGTCAATAGTGATGGCTGGAGTTTTCCCGGAACAAAAATTTTCTTTGGCCATGAGATTCTGAATG TGGAATTTACCAGTGATGGGAACGGTGACCGTGA AAATATTCACCGTCACAAACCTGAGGACCACTTGGATGTAGCAAAGTTTCAGCCATACAGGAAGACAGGCACATTGG atgatgacgaggaggaagaagagtACATCAACTTCGTAGTTGTTGATGAGTTTCATGAGAAGTTTGGACCTACT ATAATGCACATCAAGAAACAGCGCGTGATCGCTGTGGGAGCAGAAGGAGTTGAGGTATTTAAGAATGGACGACTGTGTTGGCTGCAG ATTGCCACTAAAAACAAAGTATACCTATTTGATGTCCTGTTACTTGGAGCCCGGGCTTTTAAGAATGGCCTCGCCATGATCCTGGAGAGCAAGCACATTTTAAAG GTCATCCATGACTGCAGAGCTATTGCTGGATGTCTGATCGCTCAGTTTGGAGTAAAGCTGGCAAATGTCTTTGACACTCAG gtGGCAGATGTCATGTGCTTCTCCTCAGAGACGGGAGGTTTCCTTCCTGACAGAGTCAGTACTCTCCATGAGGTGTTAAGTCTCCATCTGAGGGTGCCCCCCTCCCAGCTTTCATCTCTTCAGATGAAGTCACAGTTCACTAAG GAAGAAAGCGAGATGTGGCACATGCGGCCTTGTCCGTTACCCCTGCTGAAGGTGATGGCTCTATCAGTGATCCACCTACAGCCGCTCAGACTGGTCCTGCTGGACACGCTCATGAGAGACTACATGGCTCTGGTTGATTCCTACCTCAGCAGCAGCCATTACCAGCCCGATGAACTGGCGCACGTTGGCATG GAAAGTGTGTTGGAGTTGCCCAGAGACCTGAGGCAGCTGGAGGTAATGCGTCGCGAGAGGCACGAGTGGGCTTCCAGTCACTATCCACTCACAGAGCAGGGTCTGCTGGCTCGCTTTAGCCCCAAACCTCAATCTTCATCCCAGGCCTCACCTGCTGTAGAAGAAGACCAAAGGAAAAACCATCCAGATGTGTCTGAACCTGCAAGTGTAGAATCTCCTTCATCATCACCACAGGAGCTTCTTGTTAACCAGTCTGCAACTAGCCCTTTGAGGGTCACCAGTGGGCCTGCTGTGGATGCTCAGGATCCTGCTCCTGCCACTGTGTCAGACCTCACCAATAAAGAGTCCATCAACTGTTCTCTGTCAGCAGGTATGGGCAGAGGGGACGCAGGAGTACGAATGGATCTCATGGGAAGAGAAAGGCTCTTTGGGAAAGAGCAGCCATCCAACGCCACTTTTCCTTTCATAGGAAGAGGAAGAGGCTTCCTTCTCCACTTACCACCCACTCAGATCCCCATTGAGAGTGCTGGGGACTTCAAACGTCAGTGTAGTGTGAAAGCGACTGCTTTCCAGGATAAAATGCCAGAGCCTGGCCTCAATGAAAGTAACCCAcctaaagatgtttgtggtttgaGTGGAGAAGAATCTACATTAAGTCCCCAGCCAATCTCATCTTCACTGAGCCAATCATTCAGATATTAA